Proteins found in one Azospirillum thermophilum genomic segment:
- a CDS encoding response regulator, which translates to MERDRHILVVDDDRELLDLLHDFLIKNGFRVSTAGDGVAMFNVLNQRVIDLIILDVMLPGEDGTSLCRTLRTKSDIPVIMLTAVNSEVDRIVGLEVGADDYLVKPFSPRELLARIRSVLRRTTHAEATVRPKLLRFAGWLLDEGQRELRSPDGVVVHLSSGEFDLLSTFLRNPQRAIGREELLAQRKDSVSAFDRSIDIQVSRLRRKLEVSGNGEQLIKTVRGFGYQFTVPVEETLAAPSAGQRR; encoded by the coding sequence ATGGAAAGGGACCGTCATATCCTGGTCGTCGACGACGACCGCGAGCTGCTCGACCTGCTCCACGATTTCCTGATCAAGAACGGCTTCCGCGTCTCCACCGCCGGCGACGGCGTCGCCATGTTCAACGTCCTCAACCAGCGGGTGATCGACCTGATCATCCTGGACGTCATGCTGCCGGGCGAGGACGGGACCAGCCTGTGCCGCACGCTGCGCACCAAGTCGGACATCCCCGTCATCATGCTGACGGCGGTCAACAGCGAGGTGGACCGCATCGTCGGGCTGGAGGTCGGCGCCGACGACTATCTGGTGAAGCCCTTCAGCCCGCGCGAGCTGCTGGCGCGCATCCGCTCGGTCCTGCGGCGGACCACCCATGCCGAGGCGACGGTGCGGCCGAAGCTGCTGCGCTTCGCCGGCTGGCTGCTCGACGAGGGCCAGCGCGAGCTGCGCTCGCCCGACGGGGTGGTGGTGCATCTCAGCTCCGGCGAGTTCGACCTGCTGAGCACCTTCCTCAGGAACCCGCAGCGGGCGATCGGGCGGGAGGAGCTGCTGGCCCAGCGCAAGGACAGCGTGTCGGCCTTCGACCGCAGCATCGACATCCAGGTCAGCCGGCTGCGCCGCAAGCTGGAGGTCAGCGGCAACGGCGAGCAGCTGATCAAGACGGTGCGCGGCTTCGGCTACCAGTTCACCGTCCCGGTGGAGGAGACGCTGGCCGCCCCCTCCGCCGGGCAGAGGCGCTGA
- a CDS encoding ABC transporter ATP-binding protein, translated as MATLTLENVRKRFAGQDVLNGIDLALEDGELLVLLGPSGCGKSTLLNLIAGLDTVSGGAIRIDGRLMNDVPPKDRDVAMVFQSYALYPNMTVARNIGFGLEMRGVPRAERAAAVQRVAGMLQIDHLLDRKPAQLSGGQRQRVAMGRAIIRNPRIFLFDEPLSNLDAKLRVDMRTEIKRLHQRLGATIVYVTHDQSEAMTLATRIAVLKDGVIQQVDPPQRVYEEPANIYVAGFIGAPPMNLLPATLGVEDGRLGVMVRCLAHGRRTVQFLPLAGRYADLPPDGVGRGVVLGLRPEAITRGRGAPAGEPESVRIECRVRVLEPTGADTLTHIDLGDAGATARVKPGDAPPEGSTADFVIDMLQASLFDPETGRRL; from the coding sequence ATGGCGACCCTCACGCTCGAGAACGTCCGCAAGCGCTTCGCCGGGCAGGACGTGCTCAACGGCATCGATCTGGCGCTGGAGGACGGCGAGCTGCTGGTGCTGCTCGGCCCGTCGGGATGCGGCAAGTCGACCCTGCTGAACCTGATCGCCGGCCTCGACACGGTGAGCGGCGGCGCCATCCGCATCGACGGGCGGCTGATGAACGACGTGCCGCCCAAGGACCGCGACGTCGCCATGGTGTTCCAGTCCTACGCGCTCTACCCCAACATGACGGTGGCGCGGAACATCGGCTTCGGGCTTGAGATGCGCGGCGTGCCGCGGGCCGAGCGGGCGGCGGCGGTGCAGCGGGTCGCCGGCATGCTGCAGATCGACCATCTGCTCGACCGCAAGCCGGCGCAGCTCTCGGGCGGCCAGCGCCAGCGCGTCGCCATGGGCCGCGCCATCATCCGCAACCCGCGCATCTTCCTGTTCGACGAGCCGCTGTCGAACCTCGACGCCAAGCTGCGCGTCGACATGCGCACGGAGATCAAGCGGCTGCACCAGCGGCTGGGCGCCACCATCGTCTACGTCACCCACGACCAGAGCGAGGCGATGACGCTGGCGACCCGCATCGCCGTGCTGAAGGACGGCGTCATCCAGCAGGTCGATCCGCCGCAGCGCGTCTACGAGGAGCCGGCCAACATCTATGTCGCGGGCTTCATCGGGGCGCCGCCGATGAACCTGCTGCCGGCCACCCTGGGGGTGGAGGACGGGCGGCTCGGCGTCATGGTCCGCTGCCTCGCGCACGGCCGCCGGACGGTGCAGTTCCTGCCGCTGGCCGGGCGCTATGCCGACCTTCCCCCGGACGGCGTCGGGCGCGGCGTCGTGCTGGGCCTGCGCCCGGAGGCGATCACCCGCGGCCGCGGCGCCCCGGCGGGCGAGCCGGAAAGCGTGCGCATCGAGTGCCGGGTCAGGGTGCTGGAGCCGACCGGCGCCGACACGCTGACGCACATCGACCTCGGCGACGCCGGCGCCACGGCCCGCGTCAAGCCGGGCGACGCCCCGCCGGAGGGCTCCACCGCCGACTTCGTCATCGACATGCTGCAGGCCAGCCTGTTCGATCCGGAGACCGGGCGGCGACTTTGA